A window of the Camelus dromedarius isolate mCamDro1 chromosome 5, mCamDro1.pat, whole genome shotgun sequence genome harbors these coding sequences:
- the LOC105089963 gene encoding olfactory receptor 4F3/4F16/4F29 gives MDGGNHSVVSEFVFLGLTHSWEVQLLLLVFSSVLYVASMTGNTLIVFSVTTDPHLHSPMYFLLASLSFIDLGACSVTSPKMIYDLFRKRKAISFGGCIAQIFFIHVIGGVEMVLLIAMAFDRYIWPLTVAICKPLHYQSIMSPRMCILFLGAAWALGVSHSLFQLAFIVNLPFCGPNVLDSFYCDLPRLLRLACTDTYRLQFMVTVNSGFICVGSFFILLISYIFILFTVWKHSSGGSSKALSTLLAHITVVTCFFGPTLFVYTWPHPSSQMDKFLALSDAVLSPFLNPVIYTFRNKDMKAAMKRVFGSLVILRKIS, from the coding sequence ATGGATGGAGGGAATCACTCAGTTGTGTCTGAGTTTGTGTTTCTGGGACTCACTCATTCATGGGAGGTCCAGCTTCTCCTCCTGGTGTTCTCCTCTGTGCTCTATGTGGCAAGCATGACTGGGAACACCCTCATTGTGTTTTCTGTGACCACTGATCCTCACTTACACTCCCCCATGTACTTCCTGTTGGCCAGTCTCTCCTTCATTGACTTAGGAGCCTGCTCTGTCACCTCACCCAAGATGATCTATGACCTCTTCAGAAAGCGTAAAGCCATTTCCTTTGGAGGCTGCATTGCTCAGATCTTCTTCATCCACGTCATTGGTGGTGTGGAGATGGTGTTGCTCATCGCCATGGCCTTTGACAGATACATATGGCCTTTGACAGTGGCCATATGCAAGCCTCTCCACTATCAGAGTATCATGAGCCCACGAATGTGCATTTTGTTCCTAGGTGCTGCCTGGGCCCTTGGTGTCAGCCACTCACTGTTCCAACTAGCATTTATTGTTAATTTACCCTTCTGTGGTCCTAATGTATTGGACAGCTTTTACTGTGACCTTCCTCGGCTCCTCAGACTGGCCTGTACCGACACTTACAGGTTGCAGTTCATGGTCACTGTCAACAGTGGGTTTATCTGTGTTGGTTCTTTCTTTATACTCCTCATCTCCTACATCTTCATCCTGTTTACTGTTTGGAAACATTCCTCAGGTGGTTCATCCAAAGCCCTCTCCACTTTGTTAGCTCATATTACTGTTGTAACTTGTTTCTTTGGTCCAACCTTGTTTGTCTATACTTGGCCACATCCCAGTTCCCAAATGGATAAGTTTCTTGCTCTTTCTGATGcagttctctctccttttttgaaTCCAGTCATCTATACATTCAGGAATAAAGACATGAAGGCAGCAATGAAGAGAGTGTTTGGATCATTAGTGATTCTTAGAAAgatttcataa
- the LOC105089962 gene encoding olfactory receptor 4F3/4F16/4F29 yields MDGGNHSVVSEFVFLGLTHSWEVQLLLLVFSSVLYVASMTGNTLIVFSVTTDPHLHSPMYFLLASLSFIDLGACSVTSPKMIYDLFRKRKAISFGGCIAQIFFIHVIGGVEMVLLIAMAFDRYVAICKPLHYQSIMSPQMCILFLGAAWALGVSHSLFQLAFIVNLPFCGPNVLDSFYCDLPRLLRLACTDTYRLQFMVTVNSGFICVGSFFILLISYIFILFTVWKHSSGGSSKALSTLSAHITVVLLFFGPTMFVYTWPHPNSQMDKFLAIFDAVLTPFLNPVIYTFRNKEMKAAMKRVCKQLVIYRKIS; encoded by the coding sequence ATGGATGGAGGGAATCACTCAGTTGTGTCTGAGTTTGTGTTTCTGGGACTCACTCATTCATGGGAGGTCCAGCTTCTCCTCCTGGTGTTCTCCTCTGTGCTCTATGTGGCAAGCATGACTGGGAACACCCTCATTGTGTTTTCTGTGACCACTGATCCTCACTTACACTCCCCCATGTACTTCCTGTTGGCCAGTCTCTCCTTCATTGACTTAGGAGCCTGCTCTGTCACCTCACCCAAGATGATCTATGACCTCTTCAGAAAGCGTAAAGCCATCTCCTTTGGAGGCTGCATTGCTCAGATCTTCTTCATCCACGTCATTGGTGGTGTGGAGATGGTGTTGCTCATCGCCATGGCCTTTGACAGATACGTGGCCATATGCAAGCCTCTCCACTATCAGAGTATCATGAGCCCACAAATGTGCATTTTGTTCCTGGGTGCTGCCTGGGCCCTTGGTGTCAGCCACTCACTGTTCCAACTAGCATTTATTGTTAATTTACCCTTCTGTGGTCCTAATGTATTGGACAGCTTTTACTGTGACCTTCCTCGGCTCCTCAGACTGGCCTGTACCGACACTTACAGGTTGCAGTTCATGGTCACTGTCAACAGTGGGTTTATCTGTGTTGGTTCTTTCTTTATACTCCTCATCTCCTACATCTTCATCCTGTTTACTGTTTGGAAACATTCCTCAGGTGGTTCATCCAAAGCCCTCTCCACTTTGTCAGCTCACATTACTGTGGTCCTTTTGTTCTTTGGCCCAACCATGTTTGTCTATACATGGCCACACCCCAATTCACAAATGGATAAGTTTCTTGCTATTTTTGATGCAGttctcactccttttttgaaTCCAGTCATCTATACATTCAGGAATAAAGAGATGAAAGCAGCAATGAAGAGAGTATGCAAACAGCTAGTGATTTATAGGAAGATTTCATAA
- the LOC105090015 gene encoding olfactory receptor 4F4 produces the protein MTRKEEFEYNNTDFPLTPFSKVTTEAISWNESMSETNHTMVTEFIFLGLSNSQELQIFLFVFFLVFYVGIVFGNLLIVITVASDSHLQSPMYFLLANLSLIDLCLSSVTAPKMIADFFSKCKVISFKGCFAQIFLLHFFGGSELVILIAMAFDRYVAICKPLRYTTIMRGNVCVGIVAVAWGTGFLHSVSQLAFAVNLPFCGPNEVDSFHCDLPRVIKLACTDTYRLDIMVIANSGVLTVCSFVLLIISYTVILMTIQYLPSERSSKAMSTLTAHITVVLLFFGPCIFIYAWPFPIKSLDKFLAVFYSVVTPLLNPIIYTLRNKDMKTAMRRPIKRQWLNV, from the exons ATGACACGAAAGGAGGAATTTGAATATAATAATACTGACTTTCCTCTCACTCCCTTTTCCAAGGTAACTACAGAGGCTATTTCCTGGAATGAATCAATGAGTGAAACAAATCACACCATGGTGACTGAGTTCATTTTCCTGGGACTATCCAATTCTCAGGAACTCCAGATTTTcctatttgtgttctttcttgTGTTCTATGTAGGAATTGTGTTTGGAAACCTTCTTATTGTCATAACTGTGGCTTCTGACTCCCACCTTCAATCACCCATGTACTTCCTGCTGGCCAACCTCTCACTCATTGATCTGTGTCTGTCCTCAGTCACAGCCCCCAAGATGATTGCTGACTTTTTCAGTAAATGCAAAGTTATCTCTTTCAAGGGCTGCTTTGCTCAgatatttctccttcatttctttggTGGGAGTGAGCTGGTGATCCTTATAGCCATGGCCTTTGACAGATATGTCGCAATCTGTAAACCCCTTCGCTACACTACAATTATGCGTGGCAATGTATGTGTTGGCATTGTGGCTGTTGCATGGGGAACTGGCTTCCTCCACTCAGTGAGCCAGTTGGCCTTTGCTGTGAACTTACCTTTCTGTGGTCCCAATGAGGTGGATAGCTTTCATTGTGACCTGCCTAGGGTCATCAAACTCGCCTGTACAGACACCTATAGGTTAGATATCATGGTCATTGCTAACAGTGGTGTGCTCACTGTGTGTTCCTTTGTTCTCCTAATCATCTCATACACTGTCATCCTCATGACCATCCAGTATCTCCCTTCTGAGAGGTCATCCAAGGCTATGTCCACTCTGACTGCTCACATCACAGTAGTTCTTTTGTTCTTTGGACCATGTATCTTCATTTATGCCTGGCCATTTCCTATCAAATCATTAGATAAATTCCTTGCTGTGTTTTATTCTGTGGTCACTCCTCTTTTGAACCCAATTATATACACACTAAGGAACAAAGACATGAAGACTGCCATGAGACG TCCAATTAAAAGGCAGTGGCTGAATGtataa